The following are encoded in a window of Gammaproteobacteria bacterium genomic DNA:
- a CDS encoding ferredoxin family protein, giving the protein MAFVVTESCIKCKYTDCVEVCPVDCFHEGPNMLVIDPDECIDCTLCEPECPVEAIFAEEDLPEEHKQFISLNAELSREWPVIAERKDPPEDADEWKDKSGKIEHLER; this is encoded by the coding sequence ATGGCATTCGTGGTGACCGAAAGTTGCATCAAGTGCAAGTACACCGACTGCGTGGAAGTCTGCCCGGTGGACTGCTTTCACGAGGGGCCCAACATGCTGGTCATAGACCCCGATGAGTGCATAGATTGCACGCTGTGCGAGCCTGAATGCCCGGTGGAGGCGATCTTCGCGGAGGAAGACCTCCCGGAGGAACATAAGCAATTTATCTCGCTCAATGCCGAGCTCTCCCGCGAGTGGCCCGTGATCGCCGAGCGCAAAGATCCTCCCGAAGACGCGGACGAATGGAAGGATAAATCCGGTAAAATCGAGCATCTGGAACGTTGA